A single genomic interval of Deinococcus radiotolerans harbors:
- the rsmG gene encoding 16S rRNA (guanine(527)-N(7))-methyltransferase RsmG, with the protein MTPEGQALLRQGATELGLDVEGQLPRFEQLLDLLVEANSRMNLTALKTESDIVLKHFVDSLSCLRGGHLDGAGLRVLDIGTGAGFPTLPVAIMRPDAAFTPLDSIRKKIDFVRAAAEALNLTGVTPLVGRAETLGRDPEHRERYDRVVCRAVAALPILAELGLPLLKPGGLLVAQKGPISEEELHAGRRAAGEVGGRVTEVDAFTLPVLGDARTLVVIEKVGPTPKKYPRREGVPNQQPLFWTAR; encoded by the coding sequence GTGACCCCGGAAGGGCAGGCGCTGCTCCGTCAGGGTGCAACGGAACTCGGGCTGGATGTCGAAGGCCAGTTACCGAGGTTCGAGCAGTTGCTGGACCTGCTGGTCGAGGCCAACAGCCGCATGAACCTCACGGCGCTGAAGACGGAATCGGACATCGTCCTGAAGCACTTCGTGGATTCTCTGAGCTGCCTGCGCGGCGGGCACCTGGACGGCGCAGGGCTGCGGGTGCTGGACATCGGGACCGGGGCGGGCTTCCCGACGCTGCCGGTGGCGATCATGCGCCCGGATGCCGCGTTCACGCCGCTCGACTCGATCCGCAAGAAGATCGACTTCGTGCGGGCGGCGGCCGAGGCGCTGAACCTGACAGGTGTCACGCCACTGGTGGGCCGCGCCGAGACACTGGGCCGCGACCCCGAACACCGCGAACGCTACGACCGGGTGGTCTGCCGCGCCGTGGCGGCCCTGCCGATCCTGGCAGAACTGGGTCTGCCGCTGCTGAAACCCGGTGGGCTGCTCGTGGCGCAGAAGGGCCCGATCAGCGAAGAGGAACTGCACGCCGGTCGCCGCGCGGCGGGCGAGGTGGGCGGCAGGGTCACCGAGGTGGACGCCTTCACGCTGCCCGTGCTGGGCGACGCCCGCACCCTGGTCGTGATCGAGAAGGTGGGGCCCACCCCGAAGAAGTACCCCCGGCGCGAGGGTGTGCCCAACCAGCAGCCGCTATTCTGGACGGCACGGTGA
- a CDS encoding ParA family protein, producing MCPTSSRYSGRHGERLATQRHAGDAVKVLGVVNQKGGVGKTTTAVNLGAYLAAGGKRVLLLDMDPQANATSGLGQRGAAQGLYEALGEPARAAEYTVETVQANLFLLPATPDLAGAGVELAEDPDALTRLLASIKGYDVVLIDAPPSLGPLTVNVLAAADALLIPLQAEYYALEGLAGLMETVERVQGGLNPRLKVLGVVLTMFDGRTNLSQDVESMVRQHFGELVFWSVVPRNVRLSEAPSFAKPINAFAPLSAGAAAYKRLSEEVMQRVEKI from the coding sequence GTGTGCCCAACCAGCAGCCGCTATTCTGGACGGCACGGTGAACGGCTTGCGACACAACGACATGCGGGGGACGCCGTGAAGGTACTCGGCGTCGTGAATCAGAAGGGCGGGGTGGGCAAGACCACCACCGCCGTCAACCTCGGCGCGTACCTCGCGGCGGGCGGCAAACGCGTCCTGCTGCTGGACATGGATCCGCAGGCGAACGCCACGAGCGGCCTGGGGCAGCGCGGCGCGGCGCAGGGCCTGTACGAGGCGCTGGGCGAACCGGCCCGCGCCGCCGAGTACACCGTGGAAACCGTGCAGGCGAACCTCTTCCTGCTACCCGCCACACCCGATCTGGCCGGGGCGGGCGTGGAACTCGCCGAGGACCCGGACGCCCTGACGCGCCTGCTCGCGTCCATCAAGGGGTACGACGTGGTCCTCATTGACGCGCCGCCCAGCCTGGGGCCGCTGACCGTGAACGTGCTGGCTGCCGCCGACGCGCTGCTGATTCCCCTGCAGGCCGAGTACTACGCTCTGGAGGGCCTCGCGGGCCTGATGGAGACGGTCGAGCGCGTGCAGGGCGGTCTGAACCCACGCCTGAAGGTGCTAGGCGTAGTGCTGACCATGTTCGACGGGCGCACGAACCTCTCGCAGGACGTCGAGAGCATGGTCCGGCAGCACTTCGGGGAGCTGGTGTTCTGGTCGGTCGTGCCGCGCAACGTGCGCCTGTCCGAGGCGCCCAGCTTCGCCAAGCCCATCAACGCGTTCGCGCCACTGTCGGCGGGCGCAGCGGCGTACAAGCGTCTGAGCGAGGAGGTGATGCAGCGTGTCGAAAAAATCTAG
- the mnmG gene encoding tRNA uridine-5-carboxymethylaminomethyl(34) synthesis enzyme MnmG — protein sequence MSGWNVLVIGGGHAGLEAAWAAAKFSRVALLIGNPATVGRMPCNPAVGGPGKSQLVFELQALGGLMGRLADETAIHTRTLNASKGPAVQSLRVQNERDAYAERAQDVIFGHPNIDILRGEAADLESDGRGGWLVVTTDGRRLAARSVVVAAGTFMRGVTWYGRQSRAEGRQGEPPARFLSAPLARAGHVLKRYKTGTPPRVRADAVNFTELLEIPADPNPRGFTGTPGPRAADSPTWQTHTTAETHRLINDNLHESPMFSGDIEGLGPRYCPSIEDKVVRFAHHDRHLLFVEPDGVQTSEVYLQGFSSSLPPHLQDALVRSLPGFEQAVIQRYAYAVEYDVVDSLELTLNLESKLMPGVFTAGQINGTSGYEEAAAQGLIAGTAAARRALGEQEAFIGRETGYIGVLLDELVFKGSNEPYRMMTSRVEHRLLVRQDNADERMTPIGHSLGLVNDSELAWVRAKYARVEAGIAALEGQRAQGQTGDAWLRRPEFSLPDVEALGVTLPELSPTEREAVEIRVKYAGYIRRAEVQLRAEDRSRGLSLEGIDFGGIAALSNEAREKLGRAQPRTVEQASRISGVRHADISALLVHLKQRGGDVSRET from the coding sequence ATGAGTGGCTGGAATGTCTTGGTCATAGGTGGTGGGCACGCGGGGCTTGAAGCGGCGTGGGCCGCTGCGAAGTTCTCCCGCGTGGCCCTGCTGATCGGGAACCCCGCCACCGTGGGCCGCATGCCGTGCAACCCGGCGGTGGGCGGCCCCGGCAAGAGCCAGCTGGTGTTCGAGTTGCAGGCCCTGGGCGGCCTGATGGGCCGACTGGCCGACGAGACCGCGATCCACACCCGCACCCTGAACGCCAGCAAGGGCCCCGCCGTGCAGTCCCTGCGGGTGCAGAACGAACGCGACGCCTACGCCGAGCGCGCGCAGGACGTGATCTTCGGGCACCCGAACATCGACATCCTGCGTGGCGAGGCCGCCGATCTGGAAAGTGACGGCCGGGGCGGCTGGCTGGTCGTCACGACCGACGGACGGCGGCTGGCGGCGCGCAGCGTCGTGGTCGCGGCGGGGACGTTCATGCGCGGCGTGACGTGGTACGGCCGGCAGTCCCGCGCTGAGGGCCGCCAAGGCGAACCACCCGCGCGCTTTCTGTCCGCGCCGCTGGCCCGCGCCGGGCACGTCCTGAAGCGCTACAAGACCGGTACGCCGCCGCGCGTGCGGGCCGACGCGGTGAACTTCACCGAGTTGCTGGAGATCCCGGCCGACCCTAACCCGCGTGGGTTCACCGGCACGCCCGGTCCGCGCGCCGCCGATTCCCCCACCTGGCAGACGCACACGACCGCCGAGACGCACCGCCTGATCAACGACAACCTGCACGAGTCCCCGATGTTCTCGGGGGATATCGAGGGCCTGGGGCCGCGCTACTGCCCCAGCATCGAGGACAAGGTCGTGCGCTTCGCTCATCACGACCGGCACCTGCTGTTCGTGGAACCGGACGGTGTGCAGACCAGCGAGGTGTACCTGCAGGGGTTCAGCTCGTCGCTGCCGCCGCACCTGCAGGACGCACTCGTGCGGTCGCTGCCGGGCTTCGAGCAGGCGGTCATCCAGCGCTACGCGTACGCCGTGGAGTACGACGTGGTGGACTCGCTGGAACTGACCCTGAACCTCGAATCGAAGCTGATGCCGGGCGTGTTCACGGCCGGGCAGATCAACGGCACGAGCGGCTACGAGGAGGCGGCCGCGCAGGGCCTGATCGCCGGGACGGCGGCGGCCCGCCGCGCGCTGGGTGAGCAGGAGGCATTCATCGGGCGGGAGACCGGGTACATCGGCGTGTTGCTGGACGAACTGGTATTCAAGGGCAGCAACGAGCCATACCGCATGATGACCAGCCGCGTGGAGCACCGCCTGCTGGTCCGTCAGGACAACGCCGACGAGCGCATGACTCCTATCGGGCACTCGCTCGGGCTAGTGAACGACTCGGAACTGGCGTGGGTGCGGGCCAAGTACGCGCGGGTGGAAGCGGGCATCGCGGCGCTGGAGGGTCAGCGGGCGCAGGGGCAGACCGGGGACGCGTGGCTGCGCCGCCCCGAGTTCAGCCTGCCGGACGTGGAGGCGCTGGGCGTGACCCTGCCGGAGCTGTCGCCGACCGAGCGCGAGGCGGTGGAGATCCGCGTAAAGTACGCCGGGTACATCCGCCGGGCCGAGGTGCAGTTGCGCGCCGAGGACCGTTCGCGCGGCCTGAGTCTGGAGGGCATCGATTTCGGCGGGATCGCGGCGCTGTCGAACGAGGCGCGCGAGAAACTGGGCCGCGCGCAGCCGCGCACTGTGGAGCAGGCCAGCCGGATTTCCGGCGTACGGCACGCAGATATCAGCGCGCTGCTGGTGCACCTGAAGCAGCGGGGCGGGGACGTTTCACGGGAAACTTGA